The following DNA comes from Candidatus Thiodictyon syntrophicum.
CTGGGGATGGGCGACGTTCCAGGCCTCGCGCAGGTGCGAGAGGTACTGCACGCTGGCGGCAAAGGGCGAGATCTTGGTCACCTCGTCCGGGGCGCCCTCCGGGAGGAAAGCGGCGCGCCGGTCGAGATCCGGGTGACAGAGCCAGGACTTGGCGCTCGACACCAGCCGGATCGGGGTCGTGGACCCCTGGGCGCGGGCCAGGTCACCGGCGATGCGGCTCGGGTCACTGGGCCAGGGCAGGGTCAGGTCGACCGGCCGGAACTCCTCCGGGTGGGGCAGATACAGAAAGGACGGCAGCAGCGGGCGTTCCATCACCTCGCCCGGGGCCGTGAGTTGGGGGATGGGCAGGATCGCATCGACGATGGTGTCCCCGTCGCCCTCCTGCGAATCGATGTAGGCCAGGGCGCAATGGGTGGTTCCCAGGTCGATCCCGATGCAATAGCGGGCCGCGCTCACAGTTCCACCTCCGCCGGCGCCAGGATGCCCAGGTCGCGCCCGCTCACCACCTTGGGCAGGTGCAGCTCGGTGGCGCGCCAACCGCCGTGGACCAGGGTGCCGCGGAAGGGCGGCTCACCCACCAATTGACCGGTGATGCGGACCTCGGCCGGGTCGAAACCGGCCGGCAGCGTGACCCGGCCGCCCTCGGGCTCGCTGCGCACCGGGGCTATGGTCACATGGTCGTCGAGCACCCGCCGCAGCCCCTGGTGCACGACCCGGGCGGCGGCGCCGACCTGCTGGTCCGAATAGTCGGCGACGTCCTGCTGGAGGAAGTCCACCAACCGCGCCTCCTTCTGGAAGAGCCCGAGCAGCAGCAGGGCCGAATCCGGCGGGGCCTTGTCCAGGGTGGCCAGCGGGGCCGGCGCAACCTTCTGAACCGGAAGCGGGGCCGGGGCGGGTGCCGCCGGGGGCAGCGCGCCGGTCTCGCCCTGGGGGGACGTCGGGTCGAAGCCACGGTTGAAGGCGCGGGCGAACGCCGGGTCGTACAGGGCGCGCCCGAAGACCAGCAGGGCGATACCAAGGTGCCGGAGCATCCGGCCGGTCCACTTGGCGGCGATGACGAGCCACTTCACGAAGGACCGCGCGGCGGCGCGCAGCCGCTGCGCAAGGCTTGACTGGGGGTCTGGCATAGGGGTTCCTCTTGGATGCCGGGAGGGGCGGCGACGGGCACCGCGACAGACTGCGCATGATACCGCGGTCGCAAAAGCCCGCTGGGCTTTTGCGACATGTGATTATGGTTCCAATCAGCGCCGCGGCATCGACTGGAGTTCGAGGCTGACCGTGAAGGTCGCGCAGCGACGCTGTGGGAGCGGCTTCAGCCGCGACGAGGCGCCGCGTCCAACGCAGACGCCGCGTTCCCCGCGCGGCCCGTCGCGGCTGAAGCCGCTCCCACGGGGGAACCCTCAGCGTTGCCGCTACTCGGTCGGCGCCCAAAGAGCGCCCAAGTCGATCGTCACTGCATCGAAGGGCGCAACCGACACCGGCGTCGCGCCGACAAAGCGGCCGATCTCCCGCCAGGCCCCCGCGTCCAGGGCGTAGGCCTCCAGGGTGTGCGCGACCGGGTCGATCAGCCAGGCGTGGGGCACGCCGTACCGCGCATAGATCGGCATCTTGATCTTGCGGTCCTTACTCTCGGTGGAGGGCGACAGAATCTCGCACACCCAATCCGGGACCACCAGCGCCCGGTGTTGGGCCTTCGGAAGATGCGGCAGGCGTGCGCGTCGCCATCCGGCCAGGTCCGGAACATCCACCTCGGTGTCACGGATGAAGTGAAGTTCGGGCTCCACCACGATCAGCCAACCGCCCGGACCCCCGCCCCGCCCTTTCTGGAAGGGTCCGACCAGTTCTTCAGCCAGCGACGTTTCGGTATAGCCATGCTCCAGGCTGGGGCGCGGCTGGGCGTAGAGTTGACCGTTCAGGATTTCGCCGGTCAGTCCTGCGGGCAGGGCTTCAAGCTGTTCATAGAGGCTGGGGCTGGGGTGCTGATGCGCGTGCATGACTCGGGCTCCCGTGCCAGGTTGATCGATGAAGCTCAGTTGAGGTCGGTCGGCGGGATTCGCCACCTGGCGCGGACGCACGCTCGGATGACCGCGCGGTCCGGACGCCGTGAGCGGGGACCGGGCACATTGCTGATAATGTACCTTATCTCAAGCCGGTCATGGTGACCGGCGCGGCGCGCGCTGACCACTGGCGCAGCCCATCTAGCCTCCCCACCCCTGCCGCATCAGGTTGTCGAGATCGCGGCGCGCCAGCACCGCCGCACAGTCGCGCCAGGCATCGTCGGTGGGCTTGATGCTGTCGTTGTAGCGCAGGTCGAAGCCCGAGGCCTGGCGGCGCTCTTCGATGTACTGGTCCATCTTCTCGCCCAGGGTCGCGATATCGTCGATCCAGTCGTCCTTGATGGTGTCCGGCAGACCGCCGAACAGGTCGTAGCGGTTGCGCATCCGCTCGGACAGGCGCTCATAGACCTTCTCGTCCACCGTCCCCTGATGGACCAGGTTCAGCATGTCCACCGTCGCGCGGGTCTGGCCGAAGCGCTTGATGCGGCCGATGCGCTGTTCGAGCTTAGTCGGATTCCAGGGCAGATCGACATTGATCAGGGTCCCCAGGGTCTGGAGGTTCAGGCCCTCGCAGGCGGCGTCGGTGGCGACCATGATGCGGATATCGTGGTCGGCGACCATCCGTTTCAGGGCCTCGCGGGCGATGCCGACCGCCTGGCCGTCCCGATACAGGCGGCTGCGCTGCGCACCGGCATAGAGCCCGATGACCTCGCCCGGCAGTTCCAAGGCCAGGGCGTCGGCCACCCACCGGGCGGTGTCATGGTACTGGCTGAAGATGATGCAGCCCAGGTCCAGCCAGCCCTCGTCGTTCAGGTAATACCGGATCGCCTGCAGCTTCGGATCATCGTCCATGCCGTTCAGGGCGGCGATCAAGGCCTCGAGCGCGGCACGCTCCGCGTCGGTCTGGATCGTCAGTTGCGCCTCGGCGTCTTCGGACTCTTGCTCGATCTCACGCCCGGCAAGCAAGGTGGTCGCGGTGTTGATACCGGCAACGCGGCTGGAACAGACCCGCTGCTCCATCAGGTTCTTCATGAAGCCTCCGCCCTTACCGCGCTTGGCGAGGACCCGCCCGAAGGCGCGCGCCTCCTCGTAGGCCCGGTCGAACCCCGGCGCGGTGCGTAGCGCCATCCCCTGGAACAGTGCGTTGAACCGGTGCTGGTCCTCGACCAGTCCCCCGTCCGGATGGACATTGACCGCGACCTTATCGAGCAGCCCTTGGGCCTCCAGGGTCGCACGCTTGCGCAGGACCACATGGCGGACCAAAGGGTTCTCGCGTTGAAAGAAAGAGGCGCCGTCGATCACCCGCTCAAGCTCGGTCTCCAGATCGTCGCGCAGTTCTTCCGACAGCAACGGCAAAGCGCCCGCCAGATGCTCGGTCCGACGCAGCCCGAGTTCTTCGCGCAGGTTGCGGAACAACCGGCGAGCGTTGGGCTCGTTGGTGGACTCCATGGTCGGCAACGGCGAGCGCAGCAACCGCCAACCTGAATGGAGATCAAGGACCCGCTCCTCGCCGCACAGGATGGGCAGCACCCGCCCCGGGTTGTGCCAGGTAGCCAGCTCGTTACCGAGCACGAAGCCGTTGCTGCCCCGATGCAGCACCCGCACCAGGTCCCACAGGTCCTCGGCCTGGGTCTGGATGGGCGTGGCGGTGCCGAGCAGCACATGGTCCGCCCGGTTGGCGACCGCGTGCATGAAGGCGAGCAACTCGTTCGGCTCACCGGCCTGCTGGCCATAGCCCTGGCGCGAGCGCGCCTTGTCGGCCTCGTCCAGGATGACGAGATCAAAGCTCAATCCGGTCAGGACCTCCTTTTCCTTCGACGGCTGCACCATGAGCCCGGTGGAGATGATCCCGATGCGCAAGGGACAGCGGGCGATGTGCTCGGGTCCACTCGGGGAGATCGCCCGCTCCTCGGGGTCGAGCCATACCTTGCGCGTTGAATGCCAGCGGGCACAGGGAATCCCGAGCTTGTCTATCATCTCCGTCTGCCACTGCTCGCACAGCGTGGCCGGGGCGAAGATCACGATGGGCTTGCGGCGGCGCGTCCTGGTTTCGGTCGGCCGCTCGGACAAGAGGCAGAGCGTCAGGGCCGCGGTCCCGAGCGATAGGGTCTTGCCCAGACCGACCTCATCGGCCAGCAGCAGGCGCACCTGACCATGATCGTTGTAATGGCGCAGGCACTCGGTCACGAACCCCTGTTGCCAGGGTTGCAGGGCCATGCCCTCACGGTACAGCGGGGACTCGATCAGGGCGGCGGGGGCCAGGGTGTCTTCGCTATCGATCTCCGGCAGCCCGACCTCGGTGCGCCGGCTGCGGCGCCGGACCTCGCGGACCACCGCCTCCGGCAGGGGGCGGGCCGCGTTCCACAGGAACTCGAACTCGGCCTCGATCCAGGCGACCCCCTCGGGTGAATCGTCCTCCCACAGGATTTCATAATGCTCCTGCCAGCCGTGGCGGGTCTCGTTCATAGAACCGATGAAGCCGACCCGGCGCCCGTCGGCCCGCTCGATGACCCCGGCCTTGCCGTGCACGAAGCCGCAGATGCTGTCAGGTGCCACCCGGATCACCTGGCCGCGCTTCGCCAGGAAGGCGTCGAGGCGCTGATAGCGCTCCCGGTTCAGCAGCGACTCGGCCTCGATCGAGCGCTCGTTCCAGCGCCCGAGCATCCGCGCCTCGCGTACCTGGGCGACCTTCAGGTCCTCCGGGGTCAGGTCCACATTGCAGACGATGCGCACCTCCGCCACCGACTCCAGCCATTCGTGGGCGACCTCGAACAGCGAGCTGGTGAAGTAGCCGGCGATGCGCCGGTAACTGCGCGCGCCTTGGAGGTGTTCGGCCAGGAAGCTGCGATCGAGCCGGTCGGTGCGCGAGGAGAGGCGGCGGATAGTCACGGCCCGACCGCAGCGACAAAGGGATTCAGCAAGCGCACCCCGCAGCGCTCAACATCGCGCACATTGCGCGTCACCAGAATCAAGTCGTGCTCTAATGCCGTTGCCGCTAAGAGACCATCAATCACGGGCAATGCGTCTGGGACGTTGTTGTTTCCCCACCGCTCGGCAATAGCGCGCGTTACCGGCAAGATTCGATCCTCAAAACCAACCTGGATAAGTGCCATCCGCCGCTCCAATCGCGCGGCTTGATCGGGATCGCGTCGCCGCAGCCGTTCGATGCCTTGGCGAACCTCGCCAAGAACCAGGACCGAGAGATAGATGTCCCGGCTGCGGGTATTCGCATACCAGGCGACGACGCCCACGTCTGCACGCCTTCTTTTCTGCAATTCAGAAAGTACGTTAGTGTCGATCAGGAAGCCCATTCAGAATCACCGCGGCCGCAATCTCGGGGGCGCTGAAGGTCATCAGCGGTCAAGCCATCGGTCAGTCCAGCCAACAGGTGCTTGAGATCATCTTCATCGGCCGACAATGCGGGGCTATCGTCCATCAGCAGTAAAACCCGCAGGTGGGTGCCGTCCGGTATCGTGTCCGGAAGGCGGATCGAGTTGCTCTGCGCCGTAGCCTCGAACTCGATTGCTTTCATCATTGTTACACCTCTCTGGCATGACGTGGCAGACGATTTTAATGGTATGTCCCGCTGTTTCCAGTTGATCATCACCGTCTTGACGAACCGCGGACTGGAAAATGAGTCACTCACAACACGTTCACCACTTCTGCCGCCCGCCGGATCAGCGCCAGATCGTCCGCCATAGCTCGGGCGTCTCCATCCAGCTTGGGCACGGAGGCCAGCAATTCGCCGAGTCGCGCAATGGGGTAGCCGCTCTTGGCCGGCGGACTCAGCTCAGCGACGGTCTGACTGCCCTTGGTGATGGCCAGTCGTCGGCCCGTCAGCCGCACCCGGTCGATCACGACCGAGAGATTACGCACCAGTTCAGTCGTCGTTACGCTCTCGTTGAGGTCGTGTCGCATGTTTCCGCCGGGGCCACATCAGGCCGTCAGGGTTGGTCCGTGAATTTGCAGTGTTTACGGGCCGGACGGGGCATGCGCCCCGTCCGGAACGTTTTCGGTGCTCCTCATGCCCGCAGGCTTTGCTGGCAGCCGCGAAACATTCGGGACGGGGTGAATACCCCGTCCCGCCTGGCAGGCGAATGCCGCGTCCCACTTGGGTGCCTTCGCGGCTCATTGTAGCCGCTGGTGGCGAATCCGGCTGGCGATGGCCTCAGCGGCGCGGCGGATCTCGGCGCCGCGTGCCTTGGCGGCGATGAAATCGGCCATGTCCATCAGGATCGGGCGCTTGTCCAGGTAGTCCACCAGGGCGTCGCGCAGGTTGGCCATGACGACCGCGGGGTCCTTCTCCGCCAGAAACTCCTGGATGGCGACGATCAGGGCACCCAGTGGGGTGGGGCCGAGCTCGGTGCGGTCGGTCAGATCCCGGGGCTTGAACTCGGTGATGGACTTGAGCCGCGCCGCGTTGGGCTTGATGCTCGCCATCACCGCGGCGTAGTCGGCGACACGGAAGGCCTTGGCGAAATTCTGGTAGTTGTCGAGCTTCGCCGCCCCGGTGGTCTCCATGTCCAACATGCGCAGATAGAAGCGCTGCATCCCGCCGATGGCCGCCCAGGTCTCGCGCTCGAGGCCCTCCGGGACCAGCAGTCCGTTGGCGGTCTCCGCCGCCTGCTCCACGATCTCATCCACCACGGTGGTCTCGCCCTTGCGCCGCGGGCGCAACGCAAAGGCGGTCACGTCCTCCCCGCCGATGCTGGTGTACCCGGTCAGCACCTTGAGCGCCGCCGCGTAGCCCGCCATCTGCAGGTCCGAGTCGTTGAAGACCGGGGCGCCCATTTTGGTCTGCGTCTCGGTGTTGAGATGCATCATCTGCTTGATCTGGGCGTCCACCTCGCGTTTGACCTCGGGGAGGATGCGCTGCTTGAAGCCGGGGCGGTCACCGAACGGGCGCTTGCGCAGCATCAGGATCACGGTGCCCTGCACGAAGCCCCCCTTCTTGAGTTCCGAGGTCGTCTCGGTCGCGATATACCAGGCGCCGACCACCTGGAGTCCGGAGGCCCAGAAGATGCTCACCATGTCGGACCAGACACCGCTGTCCTGGTGGGTGAACATGACGCACTGCATACCATTGTCCGGCATGTGATGGGTCATGGCCTTATAGGCTTCGACCATACCGCGGCGGAAGTCGTCGCCGGAGCCCTTGATGGCGAGGTCGCGGCGGGAGTCCCAGGTCCATTGGTCGAAAGGGGGGGGCGGGTTCTTGCGTAGCCAGGCAATGAAAAAGTCCGTTATTTCGTGGTACATCACCGCGTCGGCATAGGGCGGATCGGTAATCCAAAAATCCGCGTCGAAGTCGACGACGTTGCTTGGACATTGCTTAATAAGATACCGTTGAGATACGTCCCATTGAAGCGTTTCGCACAAATACAAGTCTTCAAGGAAAACCCAACCCCTAACACCCCAGTTATTCAGCGCGTTAAGGGCTTGATTCGTGAATACGTGGCTCGTGCTTTCGTACCCGGACGGCCCCTCCCACATGCAGAGCTTTGAAGATCGATTGAGGGTTCTTGCGAGAAAGACCAAGTTTGCCGGCGACGTTCCATATTTCCTGAGTATCGCCCCAAGAATTAGCTTACGAGGGTTGAACAACTGGTGCCAATACCGCCATCCGAGATTGGTGATAAGGCTCTTGCCCTGATATCGAGGCGGACCGCCAGGCTCAAGTTCCATATCCGGTACTAAGCCCCGCTCCTGCCACTCAGCGAGATTCCTTTCAACAATCGCATCGACCTTACGCTCACGTTCAAGATCGCCGGCACTGACGGAAGCGAAGAAGGTTTCCCTGCGGGAGCTATCCAGCGTCTCTTTCGTTATCCATTGAATGGCGTACAGGCGTTCTTGAAAGATGTCGCCCGCATGAGGTTTGAAATCCTCTTGTTCCCAGCGACGGAGTAGATTCGCCACATCCCCGTCGGCGTCACTATAGTCGCCGCGCAGTGTCTTGATCGGCATTCGGTGCGTCTTCCCGTCAAGCTCATAGACGAGATTTCCCTCGTGCATTGTGCCTCGTTCCGCAGCCTTCATTGCTGCGGCGGAGACCCCAGACTGCACCTCAATGTCGAAGCGCTGATTCACATTGTCAGGGATCAGCTGGGCGATCACATTGCGCGTCTTGGAAATTACCCAACTCGGCGCCATCGGCACCATCCATCCAGTCTCCGGACACCGTGTCTCCAGGCAATAGAGATACGCCTTGGCCCGGTTGCCCTGACTGTCGTGCTCGATGCCAAGCGCCGTGATCTCCCGATCCACCGCCTCGGCCACCTCGCGTTGTGCCCGCTCGATCTCGGCGCGCCTCTCGGCCGGGGCACCGATGATGTTGAGCGCCCCCCAGGTCAACATGCAGGCGATGGGGTTCAGATCGGAGGCATAGACATCGCAGCCCAGCCGCGCCGCCTCGAAGGGGATAGAGCCGCCGCCGCAGAAGGTGTCGCCGACCCGCGGCCGGTGGCCATAGCGCAGGATGCCCAATTGCTCGACCAATTCCTGGTGCGAATGGGCCTCGATCCCCAGGTGTCCCAGGTGGGCATTCACCGCCGGCCAGATCGGGGCGTAGAGTACCGCCTGATCCATCTCCTCCGGGCGCTTGCACAGGGCGGCGCGCTCCTCATACGTGGGCCAGGTCGCCAGGGCGCGGGCGAGCAGGTCGAGCTTGTCCACCTCGTCGATATCCCGCCGCCAGCGGATGTTGAGCCCCGGGTAGAGATCCAAGTCCAGCGGGAACTGGGCGTCGGCGATTTTCTGCTTATCCTGCGAATTGCCCTTGAGTGAGGCAATGAAGTAGTTCCAGGGCTCCTCCAACGCGACCCGTTGGGCGATGTCGGCCGGGTTGATCTTCGGCTCCCGCCGCGCCAGTCCGCCCTCGTCGAAGGCCATGAGTTGCTCGAAGACCTCCAGGTCCTTCTCCGGATCATCGGTCTGCGGCAACAGGCTGCCCAGGACGATGGCCCGCACCAGGATCAGCGGCTTGCGGCCCTTCCAGTAAGAACCCAGTGCGGTGAGCGTCTGCCCCGCCCCGGCCTTGCGCTCGCGCTGCGCCTCGAACGAGACCTTCTGCGCCGGAAACACCGCCTCGATCAGGGCCGGGGCGTCCTTGAGGGCGAAAGGCTCGAGCCGAGAGGCCCCTGCGAACGGGGCCTTGCCATGCGCCAGTATGGTATCGTGCATCGCGGTCATTCCTGCGTATCGGCAAGCATCGCTTCGATCGCCTGCTCTAAGGGAGCGAGATGGCGCTCAACTGCCAGCACCCTGTTCCGCTTAATCTTGCGGTTGTTTTGAGCCCCGAAGGGGCGCGACATACCAGCCCAGGGCAACGCCCTGGGACAGGGCCGTTAAATCGGCCTAGCCCTGAAGGGGCGTGACATAACGCTGCGGCACCTTATGTCACGCCCCTTCAGGGCTAGGCTGGATTGACCCATCATACCCAGGGCGTCGCCCTGGGCTGGCATGTTTGACCCCGTTGGGGTCGAAATCAATCGTCGAATAGGGGCAAGGTGGTCTGCCCTCCAGGCCCGGTCTTCTCAGGCAGGCGCCGCGGCTTGAACAACTCGCTCTGCGCCGTATCCCCCAGGGCATAGCGCAAGGCGACGCGCCAGCCCCGGTCCGCATCGCCGATCCCGCCGACCGTCATCGCGGTCATGCCGAACAGCCACCAGCGCTCCTCGGGTCGCAGCGCCAGCCAGTTGCGCACGGCGCTGCCGATCTTCTCGGGGTCCAGGCGCTCGATGGCCCAGGCCAGGACGCACAGTTCCTTGCCGAGCAGGCGGTCCACCGGGGTGTCGCCGATCTTCCAGGTGCCGGTGGCCAGGTCGTGTTCCTTGAGCCGGGCGTTGAAGGCGCGGCCTACCTCCGCCCGGATGGCCGTCCAGCGGTGACGCTCCAGCAGGACGCGGTCGATGACCTGCTCGCGGGCGGTCTCGGAGCCCATCCCCAGGTGCTCGCGGATCAGCACGGGCGCCGCGTTGCCGCGCGGGATCGCGACCACGAAGTGATGGGGATCGGAGGTCGCCGGGACGCCGAAGCCCAGGGTGGGGTTGGCGTAGGCGAGGCGCTCAGGTTGGGTCACTGGGATTTCTCTCACGCAGACACGGGCGCGAAGCACAAGAAAGAAGATTCTCTCACGGAGACACGGGCGCCCTGTACAAGAAAGAAGATTCTCTCACGGAGACACAAAGACACAAAGGAAGAAAGAACAGGCGGGCGGGCGACCAAGCGTGCACAATAATGTAGCGAAATTGCAGCTTAATCCCATTCTTCTCTTCTCCGTGCCTCCGTGTCTCCGTGAGAGAATCTTCTTTGCCCTTAGTCCCCTCCTTATCTTCTCCGTGGCTGCGTGTCCCCGTGAGAGAATCCTTTTTCGTCCTAATCCTGAATGACATCGCCCGACTTGAGTTCGACGCCCGCGATCTCGGCGAATTCCTTCAGCGCAAACCCATCGCCGAAGGTGACGCCGCCCTTGATCAATACCTGGACCGCCGCTTTCTCGTCCCCCAAGGCCGCGCGGATGCCGCGGATGGCGGTCTCGATCGCGGCGGCCGTGAGGCGGCGCTCGTTGAAGCGGATCTGAACGGCGTTTTCGCCCTCGCCCAGGATGATCTGAACGCCGCTGAGAAGGGTGTCGGTGCGGTCCTTGAAGCGCTGGATGAAGCCGAACGCCTTGTCGGTCGTGTCGATCGAGACCCGCTTGGTAGCGGCCAGTCGTGCCGGTTTGCGCTCGTCGATGATGACCCGATCGTCGCCGGCCGACGGGATCTGGATCTTGGCACTCTTCTCCACCTCCCCGGCCTTGGCCGCAATCAGGATGGTGCAGCCCTTCGCCGGCACCTGGAAGGGGTCAGTGTAAATGATCCCCTCTTTGGGGTTGGTGCCGTCGAGACTGTAGCGCATCTCGGCATCAGGGGTGCAGCGCAGCGCGACCTTGCGGGTGTCGGCTATTGTGAGAACCTGATGGCGGACGGTGAGATCCACGGTCCAGCGGGTCGGCTCGCCCACCTGGTACTTGCCGGCACTGTCCACCGCGATGAAGTACAGGGTCGCCTCAGGGGTGCGATAGTCCTCGAGGTCTTGGACCTGGTGGTCCTGGTCCGACACCGCCGCGGTCTTGGCAACATAGACCCGGGGGCTGTCACCGGCGTTGCGGGGGACG
Coding sequences within:
- a CDS encoding DUF2760 domain-containing protein, with amino-acid sequence MPDPQSSLAQRLRAAARSFVKWLVIAAKWTGRMLRHLGIALLVFGRALYDPAFARAFNRGFDPTSPQGETGALPPAAPAPAPLPVQKVAPAPLATLDKAPPDSALLLLGLFQKEARLVDFLQQDVADYSDQQVGAAARVVHQGLRRVLDDHVTIAPVRSEPEGGRVTLPAGFDPAEVRITGQLVGEPPFRGTLVHGGWRATELHLPKVVSGRDLGILAPAEVEL
- a CDS encoding Uma2 family endonuclease, yielding MHAHQHPSPSLYEQLEALPAGLTGEILNGQLYAQPRPSLEHGYTETSLAEELVGPFQKGRGGGPGGWLIVVEPELHFIRDTEVDVPDLAGWRRARLPHLPKAQHRALVVPDWVCEILSPSTESKDRKIKMPIYARYGVPHAWLIDPVAHTLEAYALDAGAWREIGRFVGATPVSVAPFDAVTIDLGALWAPTE
- a CDS encoding phospholipase D-like domain-containing anti-phage protein codes for the protein MTIRRLSSRTDRLDRSFLAEHLQGARSYRRIAGYFTSSLFEVAHEWLESVAEVRIVCNVDLTPEDLKVAQVREARMLGRWNERSIEAESLLNRERYQRLDAFLAKRGQVIRVAPDSICGFVHGKAGVIERADGRRVGFIGSMNETRHGWQEHYEILWEDDSPEGVAWIEAEFEFLWNAARPLPEAVVREVRRRSRRTEVGLPEIDSEDTLAPAALIESPLYREGMALQPWQQGFVTECLRHYNDHGQVRLLLADEVGLGKTLSLGTAALTLCLLSERPTETRTRRRKPIVIFAPATLCEQWQTEMIDKLGIPCARWHSTRKVWLDPEERAISPSGPEHIARCPLRIGIISTGLMVQPSKEKEVLTGLSFDLVILDEADKARSRQGYGQQAGEPNELLAFMHAVANRADHVLLGTATPIQTQAEDLWDLVRVLHRGSNGFVLGNELATWHNPGRVLPILCGEERVLDLHSGWRLLRSPLPTMESTNEPNARRLFRNLREELGLRRTEHLAGALPLLSEELRDDLETELERVIDGASFFQRENPLVRHVVLRKRATLEAQGLLDKVAVNVHPDGGLVEDQHRFNALFQGMALRTAPGFDRAYEEARAFGRVLAKRGKGGGFMKNLMEQRVCSSRVAGINTATTLLAGREIEQESEDAEAQLTIQTDAERAALEALIAALNGMDDDPKLQAIRYYLNDEGWLDLGCIIFSQYHDTARWVADALALELPGEVIGLYAGAQRSRLYRDGQAVGIAREALKRMVADHDIRIMVATDAACEGLNLQTLGTLINVDLPWNPTKLEQRIGRIKRFGQTRATVDMLNLVHQGTVDEKVYERLSERMRNRYDLFGGLPDTIKDDWIDDIATLGEKMDQYIEERRQASGFDLRYNDSIKPTDDAWRDCAAVLARRDLDNLMRQGWGG
- a CDS encoding type II toxin-antitoxin system VapC family toxin, with the protein product MGFLIDTNVLSELQKRRRADVGVVAWYANTRSRDIYLSVLVLGEVRQGIERLRRRDPDQAARLERRMALIQVGFEDRILPVTRAIAERWGNNNVPDALPVIDGLLAATALEHDLILVTRNVRDVERCGVRLLNPFVAAVGP
- a CDS encoding anti-phage-associated DUF1156 domain-containing protein, which encodes MHDTILAHGKAPFAGASRLEPFALKDAPALIEAVFPAQKVSFEAQRERKAGAGQTLTALGSYWKGRKPLILVRAIVLGSLLPQTDDPEKDLEVFEQLMAFDEGGLARREPKINPADIAQRVALEEPWNYFIASLKGNSQDKQKIADAQFPLDLDLYPGLNIRWRRDIDEVDKLDLLARALATWPTYEERAALCKRPEEMDQAVLYAPIWPAVNAHLGHLGIEAHSHQELVEQLGILRYGHRPRVGDTFCGGGSIPFEAARLGCDVYASDLNPIACMLTWGALNIIGAPAERRAEIERAQREVAEAVDREITALGIEHDSQGNRAKAYLYCLETRCPETGWMVPMAPSWVISKTRNVIAQLIPDNVNQRFDIEVQSGVSAAAMKAAERGTMHEGNLVYELDGKTHRMPIKTLRGDYSDADGDVANLLRRWEQEDFKPHAGDIFQERLYAIQWITKETLDSSRRETFFASVSAGDLERERKVDAIVERNLAEWQERGLVPDMELEPGGPPRYQGKSLITNLGWRYWHQLFNPRKLILGAILRKYGTSPANLVFLARTLNRSSKLCMWEGPSGYESTSHVFTNQALNALNNWGVRGWVFLEDLYLCETLQWDVSQRYLIKQCPSNVVDFDADFWITDPPYADAVMYHEITDFFIAWLRKNPPPPFDQWTWDSRRDLAIKGSGDDFRRGMVEAYKAMTHHMPDNGMQCVMFTHQDSGVWSDMVSIFWASGLQVVGAWYIATETTSELKKGGFVQGTVILMLRKRPFGDRPGFKQRILPEVKREVDAQIKQMMHLNTETQTKMGAPVFNDSDLQMAGYAAALKVLTGYTSIGGEDVTAFALRPRRKGETTVVDEIVEQAAETANGLLVPEGLERETWAAIGGMQRFYLRMLDMETTGAAKLDNYQNFAKAFRVADYAAVMASIKPNAARLKSITEFKPRDLTDRTELGPTPLGALIVAIQEFLAEKDPAVVMANLRDALVDYLDKRPILMDMADFIAAKARGAEIRRAAEAIASRIRHQRLQ
- a CDS encoding anti-phage-associated DUF3780 domain-containing protein — its product is MTQPERLAYANPTLGFGVPATSDPHHFVVAIPRGNAAPVLIREHLGMGSETAREQVIDRVLLERHRWTAIRAEVGRAFNARLKEHDLATGTWKIGDTPVDRLLGKELCVLAWAIERLDPEKIGSAVRNWLALRPEERWWLFGMTAMTVGGIGDADRGWRVALRYALGDTAQSELFKPRRLPEKTGPGGQTTLPLFDD